Genomic DNA from Larus michahellis chromosome 3, bLarMic1.1, whole genome shotgun sequence:
ACTCATTATTCTTCAAATGTGGTTGCTCGGACCTCTAAGTCACAACGTGACATTTTCCCAGTGGATGGATAAATGAAATTTTCAGGCCTCTACTGTAAAGAAGAGAAAACTGTCTTCAGTGTCTACACTTAATATCAAGAATTTGttatgactgtattttttttttctacaggaaatTTGAAGATAGTCATGCCTATTAGCTACCTAGAAGATGCAGGTAATTGTTTTATATTCCCATTCCCTGCGTGTTTTCCTCCACTTTGCTTATGTTTCCTCAAGCCAAATTCAGTTTTTCCAttgtaagaatgaaaaatattccagtaTCTCtaatacttaattttttaaccttttccttgCTGTTGTAAAATTGTGACTGCCTTTATGGTTCTCACGGTTTCATCCCGAAAATATCCTGTGTTTGGATAATACGGAAGCAGGAAGCCTACATTATTCTTCAAATTCAAATGCTCTACTTGTCTATGAAAATCATACCTCTgagcttttcttctttataataGAACTGTGGAAACCTATTGCGTTTAAGCATAAAAAGTGTGTGCATAGCTGGATGGAAATGTCTCGACAGAGAAATCTAAAATGCTAAAGTCACATAAACACAGTTATAGCTCATTTCTCTAATACGTGTTTTCCCTCTAGCAAGACACTCGCTAAAATTTAATATAGTGATTGGAAGGTGTGGAAAGGAACCGATAGTGTTGTGTTCAGAATGCTTATTTGACGTCCGTCTTTTGACTGTTTAAAAGTAGTTTAAAAGGGTGATCAACACCTTCTTGTAAAACCAGAAGTACGTCACGTTAGCCATCTTAAATTTTGGTATATGCTCCAAGTAGTCATTTAGGATTTCTGCCTAGCCAACAGTGAGAAACAGGCATCTCCAGAGTGGAGGGCCATGTGCATAGACGTCCTCTGTGTCTGAAGCACCCATCACGATACAGAAAGATTTCTCCTCTGGGAGTACTGATCACCCTCCTCTGACTCTAGAGGAAGACCAGGTGACAAAAGTGCATGTCTGAGCTGTAGGTGAGTAATACTGGATAAGGTAGTTGCCACCCACGGTGTTAGGACTCTATTTTCAGCAGTGATTTGCTGAAAGAGCTTTGAAAGTAGGTATTGGACTTTCTGAGAATCAAGCCTTTAAACTGTCCCCAGAAATCCTTCCAAAGCTACTATTCAATTTGGAAAGTGTAGATCCTTGTTTTCTCTTCCTAGGGCTTTTATTGAGTAGTGATTGTGCTTGTGTACAGTCTCTGGAGACAGTCTTTACTGTGTCTCCTGACAAAAGGGGATTTGTGAAATGTAGTTACCTTTACTGGAGTACCTCGGTATTTTTCATGAAAGGCTCAATGGAAGTGCAGCTGACTGCATCGATGTTATTTTGCATGGCTATATTAATTGGTGCATGTGGtttctttgttctttgctttttccttacaGACACCTGTGTCACCATGGAAGAGATGAAGAGAACTTTGCTCTAGTAGATCACAAATATCCCCGGGTCATTCTGCATCTCAGTATTTAATAACAATGGAAATTGTCCAAATGCTATAACAAGTCTTTGCAAATGTATAATAAACTGTTTAGGAAAGTTCCTGCCATGAGCAGAAGTGTATAATACTCACATTAGTGTACAGACACAAATCTAATGCCTATAGACTACTGTGTGGAAAGttccaaagagaaagaaaagtctgtGAACTTGCAACAGCCCTGGAAAAATGGGAgcaacaaaactttaaaaagcacagctttGGACACACTCCATGTGTCTGCACAGCTTTCAAGTGAACTAGCACTTAAGACCTTGTGTAACAAAATGGACTCTGGGGACACAGCTATAGGGCAAAAAGCTACCTCAAGGTCTGGAGAAACTGCTAAAGTACCAAGTAGATGGAGGCAAGAACATTCAGCTGTTATTAAGATGAGCACTTTTGGCAATCAAGAAGTACAGAGGCAACCACAAATAGATCACGAGCAAATTGGAAACACAGCATCAGCACAACTTTTTAGTTCTGGGAAACTGGTATCATCGAATGAAGCTGCACAGCAAGTCACGGAGAAGCAATATCCACAGCATCGTCCAAGTCCTTACTCATGTCAACATTCACTTTCTTTCCCACAGCATTCATTGCCACAAGGCTTCTTGCACAACATAAAGCCACATCAGAGCTTGGAAGGCCCTCCGTGGCAGTTTCCTAGCCACTTGCAATCAGTTGCCTCAGAGGACTTGTTTCCTTTTCATATGCATAGCCATAGTGGAGGTTTCTCCAGGAAGAAGATTTCAAGTTTGAACCCCGCATACAGCCAATATTCACAGAAGTCTTTAGAACAATCAGAAGATGCTCACAAAAAGGAGCACAAACCCAAAAAGCCTGGCAAGTACATTTGTCCTTACTGTAATCGGGCTTGTGCCAAACCTAGTGTACTTAAAAAACATATTAGGTCTCATACTGGGGAGCGACCATACCCTTGTGTTCCTTGTGGTTTCTCCTTCAAGACGAAGAGCAACCTTTACAAGCACAGGAAGTCACATGCCCATGCAATTAAAGCAGGACTGGTACCTTTCACAGAGTCAGCAGTCTCCAAATTGGACCTAGATGCCAGTTATATCGACGTGGAAGCTGAAATACATTCAGATGGCGAGCAGAGCACGGACACTGATGAGGAGACCTCACTCCTAGTGGAAGGGTCTGACAAACTGAGCCCTGTCCCACAGCTCCCACTGGACATCGCTAGCAGGAGCAGTTTTCACTCCTCCATGGAAGAGTCCTTGGTGGGGCCGATGAAAGTGCCCATTTTGATAATCCCTAAAAGTGGAATTCAGTTACCCAGTGAGAGTTCACCATATATTGGCTCTGACATATTGCAAAACCCATCCTTAAGTACCAAGTCTGATGACTCTCACACAGTTAAACAGCGACTTGCACTAAGACTGTCAGAGAAAAAAGGGCAAGATTCTGAGCAGTCGTTAAACCTCCTGAGCCCACACAGTAAAGGAAGCACTGACTCTGGTTATTTTTCCCGCTCAGAAAGTGCCGAGCAGCAAATTAGCCCACCAAATACTAATGCAAAGTCTTATGAAGAGATCATCTTTGGGAAGTTCTATAGGATTAATCAAAGGACAGCACTAACAGTAGCCACAACAAATCAGGAACACAGTTTAATGGGTAGAAAGGGCAAAGCAGAACCATTACCTCTTTTAAATAACAGATTAGATGTCAAGATGCTTGAGGAACATATTTCTCAGCTGACTCCAAATAAAGAAGAACTCATTGACTCCAGTAATTTGAGCACTATTAAATCTACACAAGTTTATCCAGGCAGCAATACAGAATCCAGACAATCCCAAACCACCACTTCATCCATCAAAAGTGAATCCAACCTGTACCAAGTCAGTCAGCAGGGCGACGTGCCCGTCTTTCTAGAGCCCCCAGTAGATTCTTCTCCTCTTATCAGAAGTAACTCCATGCCAACCTCTTCTGCAAACAGCCTAAGTATTCCCCCGTCCCTGAGAGGAAGCCATTCATTTGATGAGAAGATGACTGGCTCAGATGATGTGTTTTATCCCGGGACAGTGGGAATATCCCACCAAAGAATGTTGAGAAGACAGGCTGCCTTTGAACTGCCCTCTGTGCAGGAGGGGCACTCAGATTCGGACTATCATGGAAGACCAGGGAAAAATATCATTATTGCTTCCAGCAGACAGACAGCAGGTGACAAAGGAGCATccttaaaagagaagaaaggagacaAGACCTTTTATGACTATGATGCCAGTGGAAAGCACTACAGGAAGTGGGAAGAATTTGAAGCTCAGAAGCAGAACTACAGGGACTCACCATCCTTATGTGGGATGAACAAGGCGGGAGAGTATTTTGTTGATCCACTCGGACAGTCTCAGGCGGTGCCGTCCATGCTTGGAAcaacttttgaaaacagaaaacgCAGGAAAGAGGAGAGTGTTGGAGATGAGGAAGACAGTCCCATGCTTTGCAGCAGTACGACTGGCACCACTGGGGGAATTCAGCCTTTGGACTTTGATCCGAAATCCCAAATTCAGGAAGTGCCAAGGAGTGGATTTGCCCTTCAAGGCCTGGAGAATGCTGCTCATTGCCATGCGGAGCGTTTTGAAATCTGCAGGCCTTACTTGCAGTCTGGAAGCCCGGCAGCTTCTCTGGAAGACTCCTCCTTAACTGCAGAGCAAGAAAAGACTGCAGAACCACTAGCTAGAAAGCCTCCTGGAAATGTCATCTCTGTCATTCAGCACACAAATTCGTTGAGCAGGCCAAACTCATTTGAAAGGTCTGAATCTACAGAACATATTGCATGCCAGCAGGAAAAGATTTATTCACCATCCGAAACATGTGAGAGTGAGATTTGTGAGTCTCCAATGAGCCCAGACCGAGCTCCGCAAACGGAAAATGCTGACACCAGTAAGCCGTCTCCATCCCAGCAGCCTCAGCCGTATCATGTGCAGCCCAGGTTGGTTCGCCAGCACAACATACAGGTACCTGAAATTCGTGTCACAGAGGAGCCAGATAAGCCTGAGAAAGATAAAGAAGTGCAGAACAAAGAGCAGGAGAGACCCACTGAAGAATTCCAGTGGCCCCAGAGAAGTGAAACCCTTTCTCAACTTCCAGCCGAAAAGCTACCACCCAAAAAGAAGCGTTTACGACTGGCTGACATGGAGCACTCCTCTGGAGAATCCAGCTTTGAGTCCACAGGTACAAGCCTCTCTCGCAGCCCTAGCCAGGAAAGTAATTTGTCCCACAGCTCGAGTTTTTCAATGTCCTTCGAAAGAGAAGAGAATATGAAGTTCATCACACCTCCCAAACAAGATGAGTTTGGAAAACAGTCTGAGTTTTTAACAGTTCCAGCTGGTGCTTACTCACTTTCCGTCCCTGGGCATCACCATCAGAGGGAAATGAGACGCTGCTCATCTGAACAGATGCCCTGTCCTCATGCTGCTGAAATCCCAGAGATCCGAAGTAAGTCCTTTGATTATGGGAACCTGTCTCACGCCTCTTCGGCTGGGACACCTACTACGGCACTGTCTCCATCCcgagaaaggaagaaatgcttcTTGGTTCGCCAGGCTTCCTTCAGTGGTTTTCCAGAGATTTCTCAGACTGATCAGAGCACAGAACAAAGTATAAAGCAAGAGCAGATGGAACATGCACAGGCTGGTCTTCGCTCCTCCCAGCTTGCTTGGCATCACTCCCCTTCCTCTGTACTTCAGCCCATTCAGGTAGATGACTCTGGAAAACAGGCTATTGGCTCTTGTGCTCAGCTTAGTAATAGCTCATCCCACATTGCCCAGCAACAGGCTCTTCTTGCAGACAGCCCGGAAATGTTACGGACTCCCTTGATCCAACAAGCACCTTATATTCCTAACAAACATCcatcagagcagcagcagctattTGCACATCAGGAAAAAGTCCCATTTCCCACTCTTCATAGCACCTTGTTTCAGTTCCCATATCCAGCTGTCTGCATGGTTCACTTACCACCATCTCAGCAGCCTGTCTTGTGGCAGTCATGCACAGAGCCTCTACACTTCCAGCATCATTTTGTGCAACAGCTGCAGAAATCTTACGTCAAACAGCCTTTCCAAACAGAGGTTCCTCCAAGTTATCACCTGGAACATGCGCCAGAGCTTATTGGAAAGAAACCAGCTGATTATGTGCACGCTAAAGAGCAAGCATACCAGCATTACTCAGGAACATCTGGGCAGTATTCAAAAAATACTCTTGCTAAGTACCAGTCAGACCATAGCATTAAACCAACAGATACCTCCTCTGAGCAGCATCTTCAGACAGATTTTGACTCCCCAGGTGATGGATCTGTACAGTCTTTGCCAGGAACAGTTGTTCCCGTCAGGATTCAAACCCATGTGCCATCTTATGGTAGCGTCATGTACACAAGCATTTCCCAGATCCTCGGACAGAGTAACAGTCCTGCGATTGTAATTTGTAAAGTTGATGAAACTGTTTCACAAAGAACATTGGCAACTAATGCAGCCATGCAAGGAATTGGATTTAACATAGCTCAGATGTTGGGTCAGCATGGAGGGCTAGAAAAATATCCTTTGTGGAAGGTGCCTCAGACACTACCACTCGGACTGGAGCCACCAATTCCCCTGTGCTTGCCTTCCAGTTCTGACATGGTTTCTACCTTGGGAGGAAGCAAACGAATGCTGTCACCTGCCAGCAGCTTGGAACTCTTCATGGAGACCAAGCAGCAGAAACgagtcaaagaagaaaaaatgtatgGGCAGATAGTTGAGGAGCTAAGTGCAGTTGAGTTAACTAACTCGGATATAAAGAAAGATTTTCCAAGAATGCAGAAGCCTCAACTAGTAAGGCAGAGCTGTGCTACTGAGCCAAAAGAAAGTCTGCCATCCATGTCATCCTCTTCACCACTGTCGTCCTCGTCATCTCAAGATTTACCACCTGTCAGCATGGCAACAGCTGACGCTTTCCCGCTGAGCAGGGAGAAACTTTCCAGTTTTGATTCCACGTCACCGGGGCAGAAGTCCAGTGGCCCTTCTGAAGGAAGAGAATCGCCAGAGGAACTGGATGTCGATGAAACAGCCTCAGATATGAGCATGAGTCCACAGAGATCTTCATTGCCACCAGGAGAAATTCAGCCAGAAGACCAGCTGAAACATCAAAAGTTGCCTCTTGGGATGTTGGTCCAGATGTCATCCAATGCCAGTGGGAAATTCACAGGCTCAACCATTCTCCTGACAGACGTGGCAGATTTTCAGCAGATCCTTCAGTTCCCAAGTCTGCGCACTACTACTACTGTGAGCTGGTGTTTCTTAAACTATACAAAACCCAATTACATTCAGCAACCAACGCTCAAATCTTCTGTTTATGCTTCATGGTGTATAAGTTCCTGTAACCCAAATCCATCTGGGCTTAGTACAAAGACCACTTTAGCACTTTTAAGGTCCAAGCAAAAAAACACCACGGAAATCTACACTCTGGCTGCTATGCATAGACCTGGAGCTGGTAAACTGACATCATCAAATGCATGGAAGCAGTTTGCTCAGGTAAATGAGAcgttttaataaaattaaagtaatttatcTTTATTAGTGAAAATACTAGTAAATTGTGAAAtgtaagttaaatattttttttaaaaaaacaacattccCATTGGGAAATCAGGCACGAGATCTTCCCATGACAACTTTTGAGCCTCAATTTATCCTTCTGCAAGCTCTGCTACTTCTGCTGTCTCTGTCTCCATTTTCAAAATCAGGTGTAAAAAATTAGGCTTTTAAAGCCCTCCCTTCGTATGTACCAGAGCCTGATACATAAACtccttttattttgtcctttgtttTTGCCATGTCCCGATTCAAACAGTATCAGACACAAACATCCATGCAAGCTCATAAGTAAAGATTAAGTTAAAATTGAGTAAGGATCTTCAGATCCATTTAATGTCTTTTACATACTGAGTCTTCCTCATGGACTAAGCATTAGATAATGATGCCAGGGAAAATTCTGTAATGGCAATAAATTACCTTCTAAGGCTTTTCCATCTCTATTTTCCATGAtttgttttctgaggaaagaTATGGTGCTGTCTTTTCTGTGGAGACTCTCGTAAAAATTTGTCCATGCTGCCCCCTCTCTTATTCTCTTTCAAGTTAAATGGGGCAAATTAATTCATCATATAGAGGTGCACCAAAACAAGAGTTTGACTTCGACCTGGAATGTTAAAAGTACTTGAAATGAAGTGTGCGTTTATTGTGTGCTCCAGCAGTAACACCCTTCCTTGACTTTGTTCTACAGATGAAACACGAGCCATTCTTCTTGTTTGGCAGCAAGCTTGAAAAGAAAGTAGTGGGGAATATTataaaagaaagagtaaaaggagACATTCATGGAGATAAAGACATTGCATCCAAACAAACTGAGCCGATACGAATTAAAATCTTTGAAGGAGGGTAAGAAAATGCAACTGGAAATTTCAAGCTCAGCTTGtcattttaaagagatttaaaaatgaatatgaaTGAATTAGGATGTGAACAGTCTCCTGTATTCCTGCCATGTCTTGTAGCTCCCAACCCTCTTCTTTTTTGTCTGTATGTCAGTCTTAAAACAAACTGTAGGGTACCTGTGTACTTACTGTTGGCTCTACTTTGCTATTAGGACAATTATATTTTCTATCTGTGTGAGAGCACTCGCTTGGAATTGTTACTTGCATTCCTTAGGTCCAAGAAATGGGTAAACAGTTACTATTTTGATATTTTCGATACCGTTTCTTTGTATTTAAGGGCTTCCATGAGGATATCTTTCCATTTTTAGACTGTGTACCTCCACTCACTTGAATGTGTTAGCTAGGCATGCGTACTCTTATTcttgtaattttttattatttactggaGTTGGTTTTTGGAGGTAAAATGTAAGATGACAACAAAGTCTATGGTATCTAAGCCTAATCCATAGATCTGTCTTGTATGgttgaaaaaataatgtttagttTTACTATGGCCATCTATCACTCAAGTAATAAGAGAAACAACTaacaaagagagcagaaaaaggcGACCTGAAAGCCCATTAGCATTGTTTTGAGGCTAATAAGGCTTGttataaaaagcaaatgaaatggaCACTTGTTTGCCTCTGCAGTACACTCTAAAATGGAAGATATTGTTTTATCTCTTTTACAGAATTCTGACATGATGCAAGCAATTTGACAGTTGTTAGTAGTGAATAGTCAGGTGGCTGAATAAGCTGTGTTTTTCAGTCTTACCAAACTCAGATGGTCTCACAGCAACTGCTTTATTGAGGGAACTAAATAGGTCAGGATGGAGATGTGAGAAATTGGTACGtccatttccttctgctgtcAGTTTGTACCCTTTAAAATCTCAGTTGTCCTTCATTAACATTATGAGTTTTGGCTCCACTTGGATAGTCTCCATGAAATGAACATTGGCATTTCTCTGTAGTCCGCAACACTGAAGGAGCAGATCCTACCTCTTGCCTGAAAGACcgaaaatattattttggagaTAGTTACTGGTATGCTGGCCCAGACACTTTGATCCTGGCTGTTCTCTGTAGTTGTACATTGTCCTGATACCCAAGCCAGTAGGCTGGCTGCACAAGAGCGACCCAAATTCAGGGGTGAGCCTAAGCTTACAAGAAGTTTAAGGAGTTGCTTCAACTCACACCCACTTTGAAGTATAACATTTGCCTGCTTCCCACTATGTATCATTTCTGAATTTGGATCACCCATCCGAAGACAGTCTGCACTGATGTAAGCTATGTGAATGGGAGGTCAGAAGAATAAAAGTGTGTTGAGAAAAGCAACTTACAGGGGGATTCAGATCAGTGTGAGCTGCAACAGATAGCTCTATAAAACGCCTCAACCATCTAACACCTTGTTTAAGAAACTTTGTATGTTACTTGCACGGTCTTAAGTTTCCCTGTACTCCAATAAGGTCTATAAAACTATTTGTGTAAAGGCATATAATTCACAAGTCACCTAGAAAAGTCTCCTAGTAGTACTTGGCTATGTTTTAGTACTTGGCTATCCTTTGAGTAGAACAAAAAGTAAGAAACCTTAATGTGCATGTTCATTTCTGGAGTTGGGGGGGGACAAATAATCTGTGCAATAGACTGGGAATTCCCCAATAGGAGCATATAATCTGCAAAGCTACAGTGAATGAGACGATGTAGTATTAATGAGTCCTCTCTTACCTTATAAATCATAATTTTATCATTTATTCCATAGGAATTATTTCTGGAAGGGTAGATTCATTCGTTCATTAGTTTGgctatttttaaaatgacttttatttttattttttaatattttaataatttaatattacTTACATATTATAACTGTGTCTTTCATTGTTTTCTGTCCTGACTATTGAATTTGTCCTCCtcttcagttttttgtttgtgattctgaaagctggtttttaACAAGGGTGGGTTTCCGTCTTGCTTGCTCTTTGTAGAGCTGTTCTGTCGTActctgttctgctctgctctcaccAAGCTCATCTCCGTGTCATCTCAGCACGTGCAAGTGGTGCACTGAACTATGCAGCAAATGTCTGTCGTCTTTGTTTCACGTTTTCTCCCCTGGCCAGGCAAGCGTGTGTGGTGATACCTTGTTTCAGCAGGctattttcattttggtttttggttgtccTAGGAGGTGGATTTGCCTGGGCTTCTCGATTACTTTTCTTCTGTTAAGTGCCAAGAAGGCAATCGAGAATCCATAGCTGAGAAAGATCTGTGGCTGTCAGAGTTCGGTTTGTGGGAGCGCCTGTCCGCTGGGCAGGGAAGCGCAGTTGTGCAGCTGCCTCGTGCCAGGGGAGCGGAGGAGCGCTCCTATGGCGGGTGGGCAAAAAGCAAATAGACGGGGCTGGGGATGAGTGAGAAGCTGA
This window encodes:
- the HIVEP2 gene encoding transcription factor HIVEP2 produces the protein MPIDYCVESSKEKEKSVNLQQPWKNGSNKTLKSTALDTLHVSAQLSSELALKTLCNKMDSGDTAIGQKATSRSGETAKVPSRWRQEHSAVIKMSTFGNQEVQRQPQIDHEQIGNTASAQLFSSGKLVSSNEAAQQVTEKQYPQHRPSPYSCQHSLSFPQHSLPQGFLHNIKPHQSLEGPPWQFPSHLQSVASEDLFPFHMHSHSGGFSRKKISSLNPAYSQYSQKSLEQSEDAHKKEHKPKKPGKYICPYCNRACAKPSVLKKHIRSHTGERPYPCVPCGFSFKTKSNLYKHRKSHAHAIKAGLVPFTESAVSKLDLDASYIDVEAEIHSDGEQSTDTDEETSLLVEGSDKLSPVPQLPLDIASRSSFHSSMEESLVGPMKVPILIIPKSGIQLPSESSPYIGSDILQNPSLSTKSDDSHTVKQRLALRLSEKKGQDSEQSLNLLSPHSKGSTDSGYFSRSESAEQQISPPNTNAKSYEEIIFGKFYRINQRTALTVATTNQEHSLMGRKGKAEPLPLLNNRLDVKMLEEHISQLTPNKEELIDSSNLSTIKSTQVYPGSNTESRQSQTTTSSIKSESNLYQVSQQGDVPVFLEPPVDSSPLIRSNSMPTSSANSLSIPPSLRGSHSFDEKMTGSDDVFYPGTVGISHQRMLRRQAAFELPSVQEGHSDSDYHGRPGKNIIIASSRQTAGDKGASLKEKKGDKTFYDYDASGKHYRKWEEFEAQKQNYRDSPSLCGMNKAGEYFVDPLGQSQAVPSMLGTTFENRKRRKEESVGDEEDSPMLCSSTTGTTGGIQPLDFDPKSQIQEVPRSGFALQGLENAAHCHAERFEICRPYLQSGSPAASLEDSSLTAEQEKTAEPLARKPPGNVISVIQHTNSLSRPNSFERSESTEHIACQQEKIYSPSETCESEICESPMSPDRAPQTENADTSKPSPSQQPQPYHVQPRLVRQHNIQVPEIRVTEEPDKPEKDKEVQNKEQERPTEEFQWPQRSETLSQLPAEKLPPKKKRLRLADMEHSSGESSFESTGTSLSRSPSQESNLSHSSSFSMSFEREENMKFITPPKQDEFGKQSEFLTVPAGAYSLSVPGHHHQREMRRCSSEQMPCPHAAEIPEIRSKSFDYGNLSHASSAGTPTTALSPSRERKKCFLVRQASFSGFPEISQTDQSTEQSIKQEQMEHAQAGLRSSQLAWHHSPSSVLQPIQVDDSGKQAIGSCAQLSNSSSHIAQQQALLADSPEMLRTPLIQQAPYIPNKHPSEQQQLFAHQEKVPFPTLHSTLFQFPYPAVCMVHLPPSQQPVLWQSCTEPLHFQHHFVQQLQKSYVKQPFQTEVPPSYHLEHAPELIGKKPADYVHAKEQAYQHYSGTSGQYSKNTLAKYQSDHSIKPTDTSSEQHLQTDFDSPGDGSVQSLPGTVVPVRIQTHVPSYGSVMYTSISQILGQSNSPAIVICKVDETVSQRTLATNAAMQGIGFNIAQMLGQHGGLEKYPLWKVPQTLPLGLEPPIPLCLPSSSDMVSTLGGSKRMLSPASSLELFMETKQQKRVKEEKMYGQIVEELSAVELTNSDIKKDFPRMQKPQLVRQSCATEPKESLPSMSSSSPLSSSSSQDLPPVSMATADAFPLSREKLSSFDSTSPGQKSSGPSEGRESPEELDVDETASDMSMSPQRSSLPPGEIQPEDQLKHQKLPLGMLVQMSSNASGKFTGSTILLTDVADFQQILQFPSLRTTTTVSWCFLNYTKPNYIQQPTLKSSVYASWCISSCNPNPSGLSTKTTLALLRSKQKNTTEIYTLAAMHRPGAGKLTSSNAWKQFAQMKHEPFFLFGSKLEKKVVGNIIKERVKGDIHGDKDIASKQTEPIRIKIFEGGYKSNEDYVYVRGRGRGKYICEECGIRCKKPSMLKKHIRTHTDVRPYVCKLCNFAFKTKGNLTKHMKSKAHMKKCLELGVSMTSVDDAETEEAENMEDMQQEAEKSSNLAGLSAEHQFSDAEESDGEDGDDNDDDDEDEDDFDDTQGDSTPKTRSRSTSPQPPRFSSLSVNSAGASQGASPEGSLSVGHSSLISYLVTLPSIQVTQLITPSDSCEDSQMTEYQRFFQSKSTDSEPDKDKLDIPSCMDEDYVLSLDPSSSPRDLSPSSQQSSPGYDSSPYRDNSPKRYLMPKGDLSPRRHLSPRRDISPMRHLSPRKEAVLRRELSPRRDMSPRRHLSPRRPMSPGKDVSVRRDLSPRRERRYMASVRAASPRRGLYHNPALSMGQYLQSESIPVGHSRRGLSQGPYFNVYGEKGGMEHHGPSPFPEGPSDYVFSHLPLHSQQQIRAPIPMMPIGGIQMVHSVPVALSGLHPPSALALQREGSEEKQRGTAEILTKESYGISKHHEKRTSPHSLHPTAPSSAPSSPLLLLTQSTSEDSVVATEREQEENIQTCTKAIASLRIATEEAVLHGAEQLQRPSEPHQKPLESAHFSIKHFSGSEPGQTCASATHPDLHGGEQDSFGTSQTALAHPTFYSKSFVDVRQLGFHSRSEPPSSTQERKDPSSEKSKPH